A window of Ciona intestinalis unplaced genomic scaffold, KH HT000225.1, whole genome shotgun sequence genomic DNA:
aaaacaaaaacaatatcgGATCTCACACCACATACCGCTTATGCGTTCAATATATTTGCGGCCACTGTTGGAGGAAACGGGTCACAATTAActctttatgatgtcacattgGAAGACAAACCAGATTCACCCCCTTATAACCTTTCTTATTCCAACATAACGTCAACATCAGTCAATATATCTTGGATGGAACCTTTAAAGGCAAATGGagttattacaaaatatacagtttatattaCCAAAGATAAGTTACAAGAGACAAGCGTTACAGAAAGATATGCTGTTATATCAGGATTGAACATTTATACAACTTATGAGGTAAGTTTAGctgtattatatttcatttcaCCAACATCATTGTAGCAGTCTGGATTTGCTATATGCAAACCACGCAGCCTGATATGCACTGACCCTACACTAGGTCACTAGGATTTCCACACTTAAGCGAACGCGACGCCCCACAATGCCTTCTTCCAGTTCTCCCAACAAACACACGAACTACAAAGGTTCtctgttaaataaatgaaatgaatgaataccATTTAACAGATGATGTGAAACTAATAAGGTAGTACGGTATATAAACAGTTCACATAGGAAAATAACATAAGAACCAAATTAGGCTTAATTAACACGTTAGAGGTAaccaatgtaataataatacacgTACCAGCTTGTTAGGCGATCAGGCGGAATGAAATCCACAATGGTGATTACACAATGTCCGAAAACAAGCAATGTACTTTAACTTAATCACTGTAAATAGCATCACAATAATcacttttatataaagatgTAAActgattgttacatcactaATACTGCACATAAAAAACTACTTAATTGCTTCAGCTTATGGCTAGTACGTGGCTATAACGCAATACTGTCAAACATGGTTTCCTAATATCCAGACATTACTGATAACACAACGTAGTTCATAACAAAGAACTGCCCATGTGTGGTAACCATGACAATAAGCATAACATGGATACGAGTAGGATGATGCATGCAATGCAACCAAATGACATATAAATGACGTGTGGATGAACGTATAATACCTCGCTGCAACATGATATTCCCAAGGTATATGTACGGGCTACCACCAAAGTAGGAGATGGACCATCCAGTAGCAAGATGCAAATCCACACCGATGAAGACGTACCAGGTTCACCTGTACTTGATGTGAATTTCCAAAACATTTCATCATCTGTTGTGAAAGTGACTTGGTCACCACCCTTAGTAACTAATGGTGTTATTCTTGGCTACACAATATTTTACTCCAACTTTACAACATATAACACGACGAGGTACAAACAGTATAAACAAACCTAATCacatgttaaaatattctttttttattttcaagcaAAACAACTTCAGTCTATCTTGAGAAATTGAAAATGTTTGCCAATTACACAGTCAGGATTGCCAGCCAAACAAGTAAAGGGTTAAGCCCAATGTTGAGTGGAGCAATAACCATTCAAACCATGGAAGGACAACCAAGCACTCCACCATTTAACTTATCTTATACAAATACAACTTCTTCTGTTATACAACTTACTTGGTTAAAGCCTCTTGTACCAAACGGAATTATTCAGTTTTATGAAATAACTTTGCAAACACAGAACAACAATACCATCAGGTTAGCGGAAATACTGTGTGGGATTTTCTCATTGTAACACCAATGTTCAACAGGAAAACAACACAAAGTTCCGAAACAAGCAAAACTATCAAAGGATTGAAGCCTTTCTCTTTATATTTAGCTAATGTGCGTGCAAACACCAAATATGGGGATGGGGGTCAAGCGTCTGCAACTTATTTGATATATACCATGGAGGATGGTAGGTcatgtattattaatattagaCATACATTATCatgtgttattaatattagaCATACATTATcatgtattattaatattagaCATACAATATcatgtattattaatattatattccaGCTCCAGGCAGCCAAGTGATGAATGTGAGTTACGTCAACCTAACATCAACATCTGTCAATGTTTCATGGCTGCAACCAGCTGAACCGAATGGACGGATAACCAAATACAAAATCGAAAGCaaacttttcaaaacaaaagaaacaaacaaaacttttataactttaaccaatttaaaaaaatatactgaatatattatttcaatatctGCTTACACGATGGCAGGGGAGGGACCGAGagaagttgttaaaatttgcaCGGACGAAGACGGTAGGTGGATGGCAGTAACTACTTAATATTAGACATACATTTTcatgtattattaatattagaCATACATTATCATGTGTGTGTTATTAATagttttgttacaaacaaaaacataacaacacatacaaacataacaaccaCAATAACACCTACAAACACAACACAACAACACATACAAACACAACACATACAAACACAACATAACAacacatacaaacataacaaccacaacaacaacacctacaaacacaacacaacaacaacacctaCAAACACAagacaacaacatatacaaacacaacaacacCTACAAACACAGACAagacaacaacatatacaaacACACAGCATATAAATACCTGCAATGTCCAACAGAACCCAGTTCACCTCCCGATGGAATTTTCTTTCATCAACACAATTCAACCTCTATCTCTCTAACATGGAATCCACCATTAACACCCAATGGTATCATCACTTTATATTCAGTGCACTACAGGTAACATCAACGAGAATAATTTCTTTAACAAACTCAAGCCTTTACTTTAGACATGgaaacaaaagtttaataaGAACAACAGCGACCCCTGGAATAACATTGAATAATTTAAAGAAGTTTACAAGTTATGATGTTTACATACGAGCATCAACAAAGTTCGGGGACGGAAATCAAACTTCCAAAataaaatcgtttaaaactttacacgACGGTGAGctcatatttaaattaaaagttgaaggtttaaaaatttttattcaGCCCCCGCGGATCCGCCACACGATGTCAGAGTTGCAGCAATATCTTCGACATCTATCAACGTTACTTGGAGCCCGCCAACTACACCCAATGGTTTAATCCAATTCTACACAGTTTATTATCAACATAATCCATCCActgttcaaacaaaaaatgtaacaatcttgtaatttttacaacaaagcacatttatgatgtcacaactaCCAGGTAACAAAAGGAATGCAAGTAGTTATCGGAAACCTCAGGAAGTTCACGAATTACCTGGTGTGGGTTACCAGTAGCACAGCGTTGGGTGATGGAAACCAAATGAGCGATGCAATTAAAGTACAAACATTAGAAGATGGTAAGTGAAATATTTTGCACTGTTAGATATAGAGTAGAGAGCCCCAACTGTTCTGTAGTCCCTGGTCCTACTTCCAACCTAAACTGCACTGCATTCAATAAATCCACAATGATGGTGAGTTGGGACCCACCAATGGAAGCAAATGGGATTTTGCTTTCGTATACATTGAAGATCAATGAAGGGGAAACAAAGTTCTTCAACACAAACACAAaccattatattttaactgacCTAACTCCATTCACCCAATACACTGCATCAATATCCGCACAAACAACAGTTGGTGAAGGGCCAATATCTGTATGTAATACAACAACACTACAATCTGGTAAGAATTGCCACAACttttccaaatatttataataaatatttaatttagttcCAGATAAGCCATCACAGTTTAAGTTGGTAAGCTATAACGATACATCATCACTTGTATCATGGAAGAAACCAACCAATGAATATGGTGTTATAACCAACTACATACTTGAACATATACACAATAATGTAACAACTACACAAAACATCACacctataaataataaaataaatatcttgaCTACAAACTTGCTGAAGCACAGtgaatataaaacacgatGTGCTGCATTTACAATCAAGGGTCAGGGAAATTGGACAAGGTTTATAACCTTCACAACTCTACCAGGaggtaattataaaacacaatgtcgttacttaattaaatttacaacaCAGTTCCAGAACAAAAGGTCCAGGAACTATCTCCGCGTGTGGTTAATTCTACAGCTATCCGAGTAACTTGGCTGCCAGGACAACCATTGACTGGTGTCACATATTTCATGGTCAATGTATCAACAAAAACTTCGGTAATTGTTGCAAAGAAcgaaagtttaaacaatgtgGAGATATTCAACTTACAAGTACCTACccctgtatatatatgtaagcaCATGTAACTTATAACTCCCATTTCAGCCGTATACTGAATATATCATCAGCGTTACACCGCATGTTTATGGGGTTGACACACCAGGTCCAACTTCCTTGGTTACCGTGACAACCGACGAGGCGAAACCATCTTCCCCCGTGCGTAACATCAGTATAATAACCATCACACAAACAACAGTGACAATTACTTTCCTGCCACCAACAAAATCCAATGGAGTTATTACATCATAttcaattatgacatcacttgATCACAAACAATTAGTGAACGGTAATAAAACAGAAGTcgtttgaataaaatttctaACTTAATTCAAAACAGGAAGCCATACTAAAATCAAGCTTGAAAATTTGAAACCATACAAGGTTTATAACGTAACAGTGATGCCTTATACAAAGATGGGGAAAGGCCCTAAAGCGATATTAACATTTCAAACACTGGAGGGTGTACCAGAGGACTCGCCACAAAAAGTTCAGGTTAGCAttaatattatgatgtaacaacgTTACCATAACAATGTTagtaatataattaatattatgatgcaacaatgTTTCTGCAGATCACCAACATAACCGACCAATCAGCTTCCTTGCATTGGGAACCGCCCACTTTACCAAACGGGATAATTAGAACTTACACAATCAGTTATCAAAGCAATGAAAGCCAAAGAAACTTTAACAGCTCTAAAACACAAGTTCAACTGACCAATTTAGCTCCATTCACAAATTATTCACTTCAACTATATGCTTGGACAACACGCGGTATGGGTAAACTACCAAGCagagttttatattttacaacacaTGAATCAGGTAAGACTAACTTTGCTTAACTATGACTTTTGTTAAATCTATTTCATTTTACAGAACCAAGCGCTCCTACAAACCTAGAGTGCAAAATATATGATAACTATAAAATCCTAGTTACCTGGGATTTGCCTTTATTGAGCAATGGAAGGGTTATTGCTTATAAACTTTCCCACTCCGTCCTCAACGACAcgcaaacatattttgttaaacctCCACAAATCAACCAAACATTGCAACACCTTCAACCTTTCACTGAATATTTCATCAGTGTCAATGCGAAAACTTCCGCTGGATGGGGTCCGAGTGCAACATGTAACATTACAACAGGAGAAGGAtgtaagtttgaaaaaaaattagtaaaatatatttctaaagaGTTTCCACCAGACGCTACAGCGCCAcaagatttaaatataaacaaaacaagtgacgtaacaataacaaTTCAATGGAACAAACCAAACAATGTAAATGGAAGACTTAatggttacgtcataatgtacaTACCATTTGACGCCTGTCAACCAAACTCTggaatattgaataaaaccGTGAGTGGGTGGATTGTTAGGTTTTCATACATTGATGTTTGGCTTCCAACAGAGATGCATCTtatcaacaaataaaacttggACAACTTTGATTGGAATGAAACAGCACACTGAATATAAGATATCAGTGTTTGCAACCACGGGACGTGGGTTGGGCGCCCCGAGTAATATAAGTGTAAGAACATTAGTGGGAGGTGGGTGCGGTGGCTTTGTAGTTGGGGCTCTTTACAATAACTAAATAGCTAGAATATATTTGAACGAGTTTACAAATTTTTCATAAAGTTCCAGAACATTCGGTGGAGAACCTTCaggcgattgtgacgtcatcaacgaCTGTTAACGTCACGTGGGAAAGTCCCGAATCGTTTGC
This region includes:
- the LOC445662 gene encoding phosphatidylinositol phosphatase PTPRQ, with the translated sequence MEETPGPVNNLQVSSYNATTVTISWQPPLEPNGEIIYYKLTVYKQNVLATIINFEKKQNENQFNCLLDNAPRDVLSSFMQLLLPNSLLQHNPSTTLTKESGDVTIQALSEIITSQTDNNSTKKGKQRTLRSIVTETNEYFEPLCPVATIVTSLKPFTNYRFNVVGWTAVGEGIGVDVSHTMPQEIPEGPPLNVRVDLATDSTIRVMWSSPAKPNGIVTYTINIELGNWVYQSNTTYYDVTNLKPFSTYAIKVKAITKVGEGPWSNWIIANTLEGSPESVNSFNVTSKTSRNITLVWEPPLTPNGVLLGYYLIVEENNHIVRSYWLAENNGATREIPSQSDDVIQFDDDILGGKLVDYSMKIKTKTISDLTPHTAYAFNIFAATVGGNGSQLTLYDVTLEDKPDSPPYNLSYSNITSTSVNISWMEPLKANGVITKYTVYITKDKLQETSVTERYAVISGLNIYTTYEVYVRATTKVGDGPSSSKMQIHTDEDVPGSPVLDVNFQNISSSVVKVTWSPPLVTNGVILGYTIFYSNFTTYNTTSKTTSVYLEKLKMFANYTVRIASQTSKGLSPMLSGAITIQTMEGQPSTPPFNLSYTNTTSSVIQLTWLKPLVPNGIIQFYEITLQTQNNNTIRKTTQSSETSKTIKGLKPFSLYLANVRANTKYGDGGQASATYLIYTMEDAPGSQVMNVSYVNLTSTSVNVSWLQPAEPNGRITKYKIESKLFKTKETNKTFITLTNLKKYTEYIISISAYTMAGEGPREVVKICTDEDEPSSPPDGIFFHQHNSTSISLTWNPPLTPNGIITLYSVHYRHGNKSLIRTTATPGITLNNLKKFTSYDVYIRASTKFGDGNQTSKIKSFKTLHDAPADPPHDVRVAAISSTSINVTWSPPTTPNGLIQFYTVYYQHNPSTVQTKNVTKGMQVVIGNLRKFTNYLVWVTSSTALGDGNQMSDAIKVQTLEDVPGPTSNLNCTAFNKSTMMVSWDPPMEANGILLSYTLKINEGETKFFNTNTNHYILTDLTPFTQYTASISAQTTVGEGPISVCNTTTLQSVPDKPSQFKLVSYNDTSSLVSWKKPTNEYGVITNYILEHIHNNVTTTQNITPINNKINILTTNLLKHSEYKTRCAAFTIKGQGNWTRFITFTTLPGVPEQKVQELSPRVVNSTAIRVTWLPGQPLTGVTYFMVNVSTKTSVIVAKNESLNNVEIFNLQPYTEYIISVTPHVYGVDTPGPTSLVTVTTDEAKPSSPVRNISIITITQTTVTITFLPPTKSNGVITSYSIMTSLDHKQLVNGSHTKIKLENLKPYKVYNVTVMPYTKMGKGPKAILTFQTLEGVPEDSPQKVQITNITDQSASLHWEPPTLPNGIIRTYTISYQSNESQRNFNSSKTQVQLTNLAPFTNYSLQLYAWTTRGMGKLPSRVLYFTTHESEPSAPTNLECKIYDNYKILVTWDLPLLSNGRVIAYKLSHSVLNDTQTYFVKPPQINQTLQHLQPFTEYFISVNAKTSAGWGPSATCNITTGEGYATAPQDLNINKTSDVTITIQWNKPNNVNGRLNGYVIMYIPFDACQPNSGILNKTRCILSTNKTWTTLIGMKQHTEYKISVFATTGRGLGAPSNISVRTLVGVPEHSVENLQAIVTSSTTVNVTWESPESFAGPTTYKVEAFHSTTMQRVTSPLLTSSTHSYVMSGLDEDSIYGVTVSTMTSVGQLSSKPVVIMTYEDVPSDFPRDVNVAIVMGNSSSVRVLFKPPRDPNGVLTNYTIQFKRLENSESRNAIIPVSDLVEPTSNNVPYYVTINGLLGGRLYKFRVRAATAVGAGPWSLWTTDVQLPITAPPVPALLPEVIIQQDKAIVTSSSVIVKKPCVFSDDNGPLKSLSVIVAQEGATLDAEPTYWAKAYSEEPSPPYKVIVTEEPQSYCNSRNKRSTQTNNGFVIGTSDCSRLSTSQCNGPLKSNTEYRFKYRAEANNGLMTDTEYSEVFRTNPSFIEAHMTLLVSIGAALGIFIILLTISVALLRRRRRNQIPNGNESLKTMGPIETMGPIIEEKSKVPVMESSVHSNVAFVMDDSRDMKDTARSPSINEFSRPVAVTDFSLLVEKLSQNKNKGFSSEFDDIRGIPYAGTTSVAEKACNKTKNRTAKLVPFDHCRVKIEGIPAVEGSNYINASYVPGPHSPEQYVATQTPLDHTKKDFWRLIWETGSNTIVMLCNVMEGGKKRCSEYWPKKQTEYFGNLAIQMTKQDVCKDWIVRHFSVTMRDKVRHVTQFQFMNWSVVEQGNPLPLVRFIKSYRTTRHNEYKPTIVMCSNGSGRSGVFIGLDKIVDTMTSYIDVFGTVASLRKYRPFMVQTLTEYIVMHQCIVNFIDDVTIEQPTGDGLEETIF